The DNA sequence GGAGGTTGAAAATAATATAACTTTCAAGTTATAGTTATAATGGATTTAATTGCTTGGCCTAGTCCGGAGTGGCCATCGATGGTTCTGAAATATTTTAAACCTTGCGCCATGACTGCATTGGCTGCTATAAGTCCGATCTATGCTATTCTCCCTCGAGCATGAAGCTCTACGTGCAACTGTAGAGATCCATCAAAAAGCTATATATATACATTTTCGGGAGTCATTGAGAAGAAACCTGATCTGGCCAATTAGGATGCGTGGGTCCATCACCGCCTCTCAAGATCTAAGCAGTCAGTATGCTTGTAAGCGTTTTATGCTCACTGTCAGCGAGTCGATCGCCACGTTTCGCTGTTTGCAGGTATCTTGTAAACGACATTGCTCCACCCAACTCCAAAATTTCAAGCAAGCAAACATTCGAGCGCTGTGTTTATCGTTCTCGTAAGGTCTGAGGTCATATCCAGGGTCCTAGAAACGCTTTCAGAGTTTCTGACGAAGGAAGCCTCTTTCCATCACATTGATAGGTACCTGGTCTACATCAAAGGCCCAGCGTTCATGCAAGAAGCTAGGGTCGCGGCATGATGGAAAATAGGTGAATCTCTAAAATGACCGATTCTGGCGGTGAGTGTATGTGTAGGTGACACTAGGTGTGTAAATGACTCAAGAGTACTTGACAACGATGTATGGTCAGGTCCTATCTTGCACCACGGTCCAAAAATGACAAGTCATATCACTCTTCAGAGCGGTAAGATGTGACCGCTCTATTCTTTGATACCTCTATTTTTCGAGAGTGCTTTCGTTCTTGTACCTAAGATGATAGATCACAGATTTTAGGACATTTCGAATGCTGGATTGAAAATAATGAAATCACGTCCTATAAATTTGGCTGATAATCAAAAATGTTGAATGAAGAGCACATAAGACGCTCGAAATATTAGATGCGATTGTATCAAACTACTTTGTACAGTCATTCAAGATCTATGCAGACAGCGtgaatattttttgaataCGATGCTGTCCCCCACTCACAGTTCAACACATTGGTGTGTGAAGCCAGCTTTTGAATGCCTCCTCGACTTTTCCCACTCGGAAAAGCGCAGCCTGTCAAAACAAGGACTCGACGTCGAGGCATGCCCATTTGGTACTGAGGTTTTCAGGATTTGATTCACAGCGATAACATACGCACAAATCTCACAACGCGCAGTGTATCACAGGATAACTTTCCCTAAATTCCCTCAGCGTAGGCGTGCTATTTTTAATACCAGAACCAAGGGGACGAGAATACGATAGCATATGTATGCGAACTTAAAAAAAGATTGCACGATTTTCCTGTTGCGAGTCAATAATTCAACTTTCAAGATTGTCAACGTCATCTCCATTGGAGCCGCCCAGCTATGATTCAGATCGTGCAGGCCCAAGTGTGACCAGCATCCATTCGCGTTCATGGAAACGCCGAAGAAATTCTCTCTCTCAGGTGACAATGTTAATGTCCGCTGGTGACCCTGGAACGTCCGTTGAGCTGTGAGCCTGTGCGTTCTGAAAGGCCCGTCAAACTCCTCACTCAGCTGGTCAGCTCATGAGTGCATTTTATGCTATTTATTTCCGTAATTCTTTTCTGATCTGATGGATTGTCCTCTGGGGTTGGGGTAAAGTCTCGACAGACACAACTTTGTCATCTGGTGATTTCCGAAGTGTGTTTCGTCCATGGGGCTGGCAGTGGTACAACATTGGGCATCCTGGGTTTGTAGGCGCTCTTGGACGTAATAGCACCAGTCGATTTGAATTGGCGGTTACTTAGGCAAGTCGAAAAGCCGACCGATGCCATTGACTATGTAACGGCAAGCTGGTCACCAATTCCCGCGAAGTCAGGTAAACTATTGGCAAACCCTGGCGTGGCGAAAATACAACGTCTCTCATTCCTGATTCACCTAACGCCTGCTCCTGACGCGCCAACGCCCTGACGTAGGGACTACCTATCAAAAGGCATTAACATAAGCCACACCACGAGAGGGCATTACCGTTTCCTCTACGTAATCTGCGGCGCTGAAACCACATCTTTCTGTCCGTCTCCATAACCGCCAATCCATGGGTACTAGGGACAGCAATCACGACCTTCGTGCATATGGTTGTCCTAGGTCGTGATAAGATTCGAGGGCAATCCTACGAGACCGTACACGAGTATCCGGGCTAGAAGCTCGCCTCTGCGAGGTTGTCATCTAGACATCATTCAACCCCGGAAAATTTGGAACTGATAGTGCTGGGACGGTTAGCAAGCGGCTATGGAATTGCGATATCACACATGGTGCGCGTGAATTATGAGCATGGATTGTTGGCATTGAATTGGATGGGATAATCAAGATTGGATCATATAAGAGGTTCTGTTTCGCGGCACACGAAGTCGTCAGTATTTTagtttttgaaaaattgaTGAATGAATTGAAGAAGGGGTCCCACAAACAGACGAAGGAAAATTCGACCTGTCGTGAGAGGACGAGTGTTCCTTGCTCCCAGTAGCTTCACGTTTCGACAGCTGGTTTAGACTAATCAATCAAATAAGAACGACGCCAATTTTATTGATAGGCCTGAAGTCGATTTTCCTTTGATATCGCAAGGCCTCTTGTACATGGAATCTGAAGTCCAAGGTTTCATCGGAAACGCCATGACTGCAGAGTTGAGATGGAAACACTTGACGAAGACGCCACAATTCACAACGTTGATTGACCAAAGGACATCTAGGAATCTTGAGGGGGACAAAGCTGGCGCAATAGAAAGAATATTAGTCAAATGGACCAATGTTCAAGTAAATCCACGTACGTTCGTGTTATATTAAAGGTATATTATCAGCATTTACACGTTGTAAAACCTGATCTTTGGTTAGTCTGGTGACAAAAATAATCTCCCAAAGACGCACTATTGGGTATGTATCCCTATTTTCAACTGCTATCAACTTTTAATATCCTCTTTCGGCGCCTTAGCCTTCCTTTCCTCCAGCCTCTTCAGTAGCACCCCCGTACAGCTCTCCAGGCTCTGTGCTTCTTCCAGCGTCGCATCTGCCGAGCCACCCCAGCGAATCTTGAGATTCTCGTCAATTAAATACACATATCCGACTTTACTATTCGTCATCCCCAGCGGGTCGCGAACATACTCCATATTCTGGCTGGAGACAAGGTATGTAGGCTGGAGATGGGCAGGGACTGACGAGCGCAAGGAGCTGGAGAACAGCTTGACAAGGAACGACTTGAGCAAGTTTTCTTGGAGATTGATTTGTACATATTGGTACAAAGGGTTGTCCTGATATCGGGCATTTGTGCTGTAGGCGAAAGACCTAGCGTGGGCCTAAGGAAATGGTTGTTTACAGAAGTCACTGCAAAGGCGCTACGCATATACACACCTCGGATATGTTTGTGCCGAGCATAGCGAGCACGGTAATTTTGCCGTAGCACAAGGTGGTGGTGTCC is a window from the Psilocybe cubensis strain MGC-MH-2018 chromosome 8, whole genome shotgun sequence genome containing:
- a CDS encoding Mitochondrial ATPase complex subunit ATP10 produces the protein MALPLRFSLLARQPRFSRTIHISQSLLKEKQKPATQPLPNLNDPPRSDQPLPPLNRPLGVRQRPTTVPVSRMDRVKSLMDTEALMAQRRHLIKEVGKGYFHDLNMTRRHGGKTWIAPKVLIREDKALYLPNVSGSALNDGTKKDTTTLCYGKITVLAMLGTNISEAHARSFAYSTNARYQDNPLYQYVQINLQENLLKSFLVKLFSSSLRSSVPAHLQPTYLVSSQNMEYVRDPLGMTNSKVGYVYLIDENLKIRWGGSADATLEEAQSLESCTGVLLKRLEERKAKAPKEDIKS